A window of the Deltaproteobacteria bacterium HGW-Deltaproteobacteria-18 genome harbors these coding sequences:
- a CDS encoding cell filamentation protein Fic, which translates to MPTFSHYDLRVLNPAFDSPLVDVLTELEYLRRLQLQGTTPTPVFFQLKRIFHMLESLGSARIEGNHTTLADYVESKFEDSRHLPSDQLREMENIEAAMAYIEESVQHGERLTEHFIRELHAITVNSLEREGDTTPGAYRRQQVRIAQSTHLPPEFIQVPQYMQELVDFINSNHPPKYDLIKIALAHHRFGWIHPFCNGNGRVVRLLTYAMLIKYGFNVNVGGRVLNPTAVFCNDRDRYYTMLARADAGTHSSLEAWCIYVLEGILVELRKVDRLTDLNYLSERVLAPAITYARERELVTAIEARVLHIGAQKGIAKAADLATAMPSMTAAQRTYQIRKLVDRKMLLPIKEGARQYTLGFSNSYLMRGIVRALSDEGFISPVLNRSS; encoded by the coding sequence ATGCCGACTTTTAGCCATTATGACTTACGCGTTCTCAATCCGGCGTTTGACTCGCCGTTGGTAGACGTATTGACCGAGCTGGAATACCTCCGCCGACTTCAACTTCAAGGCACAACTCCAACGCCGGTTTTCTTTCAGCTCAAGCGCATTTTCCACATGCTGGAAAGTCTTGGCTCGGCACGCATCGAGGGCAACCATACCACCTTGGCCGATTATGTAGAGAGCAAATTTGAGGACTCTCGCCACCTCCCGTCCGATCAGTTGCGGGAAATGGAAAATATCGAAGCGGCCATGGCCTATATCGAGGAAAGCGTACAGCATGGTGAACGCCTGACAGAACATTTTATTCGAGAATTGCATGCGATCACGGTCAATAGCCTAGAGCGTGAAGGTGATACCACTCCTGGAGCATACAGGCGACAACAGGTTAGGATTGCACAGTCGACGCACCTTCCACCAGAGTTCATTCAAGTTCCTCAGTACATGCAGGAGTTGGTTGACTTCATCAATTCCAATCATCCCCCAAAATATGATCTCATAAAGATTGCACTGGCGCATCATCGATTTGGATGGATACACCCATTTTGCAACGGAAATGGAAGGGTCGTGCGTCTGTTGACATACGCAATGCTGATTAAATACGGATTCAATGTCAATGTTGGGGGGCGTGTACTTAACCCTACCGCAGTTTTTTGCAATGATCGTGATCGTTATTACACTATGCTGGCCAGAGCCGATGCCGGTACCCACTCTAGTCTGGAGGCATGGTGTATCTATGTCTTGGAAGGCATTCTGGTCGAGCTACGCAAGGTGGATCGCCTGACTGATTTGAACTACCTGAGTGAAAGAGTGCTCGCACCAGCCATCACCTATGCGCGGGAACGTGAACTGGTCACGGCTATCGAAGCGCGCGTGCTGCACATCGGGGCTCAAAAAGGTATCGCCAAGGCTGCCGATCTGGCAACCGCCATGCCGAGCATGACCGCAGCCCAGCGAACCTACCAGATCCGGAAACTCGTCGACAGAAAGATGTTGCTCCCGATCAAGGAAGGGGCGAGACAATACACCCTGGGATTCAGCAACAGCTATCTGATGCGCGGGATCGTGCGCGCATTATCTGATGAAGGATTCATTTCACCAGTGTTGAACCGATCTTCATAA
- a CDS encoding malonyl CoA-ACP transacylase, whose translation MSTQSIIFPGQGSQEPGMGRDLAEHWSEAMDLWKKAERLSGLPLREIYWDGDENAMAVTRNLQPALTVVNMNLWCFLAEKLSPAGVAGHSLGEFAAIFAARVLSIDSILELVCLRGKLMEEATNQDGRMAAILKLDQTKVEELVAAAAGLTGQEIRIANYNTPGQFVISGHAQAVDHVCANAKPHKGRALVLPVSNAFHSPYMGEAGDELAKFMDRLDWHDPKIPVYLNVTAKPEPDANALKETVKRQMTSSVYWTQIIENQYADGMRSFVELGPKGALSRMVSQILKDRDGVKTLSVSTLEQAASL comes from the coding sequence ATGAGTACACAAAGCATCATTTTTCCCGGCCAGGGGTCGCAAGAGCCCGGAATGGGCCGGGATCTGGCGGAGCACTGGTCCGAAGCCATGGACTTGTGGAAAAAAGCCGAACGCCTGAGCGGCCTGCCGCTGCGCGAAATATATTGGGACGGCGACGAAAACGCCATGGCGGTGACGCGGAATCTGCAACCGGCCCTGACTGTTGTCAACATGAACCTGTGGTGTTTTCTGGCCGAAAAGCTGAGCCCCGCCGGAGTTGCCGGACACAGCCTGGGCGAGTTCGCGGCCATCTTCGCGGCCCGGGTCCTGTCCATAGACAGCATTCTGGAGCTGGTCTGCCTGCGCGGCAAGCTCATGGAAGAGGCCACGAACCAGGACGGCCGCATGGCCGCCATCCTGAAGCTTGATCAGACCAAGGTCGAAGAGCTGGTCGCGGCCGCAGCCGGCCTTACCGGGCAGGAGATCCGCATCGCCAACTACAACACTCCCGGCCAGTTCGTGATCAGCGGACATGCCCAGGCCGTGGACCATGTCTGCGCGAACGCCAAACCTCACAAAGGCCGGGCCCTGGTGCTTCCGGTCAGCAACGCCTTCCATTCCCCGTACATGGGCGAAGCCGGAGACGAACTGGCCAAATTCATGGACAGGCTGGATTGGCACGACCCGAAAATCCCGGTCTATCTGAATGTCACGGCCAAGCCCGAACCGGACGCAAACGCCCTGAAAGAGACCGTGAAGCGCCAGATGACCTCGTCCGTGTACTGGACCCAGATCATCGAGAACCAGTATGCCGACGGCATGCGCTCCTTTGTGGAACTGGGCCCCAAGGGCGCCCTGTCGCGCATGGTCTCCCAGATATTGAAAGACCGGGACGGGGTTAAAACCCTGTCCGTCAGCACTCTTGAACAAGCCGCTAGCCTTTGA
- a CDS encoding nucleoside diphosphate kinase regulator (Regulates the synthesis of nucleoside triphosphates for nucleic acid synthesis, CTP for lipid synthesis, and GTP for protein elongation), producing MNKKPNITITFLDAERLEILLDSLPKGAFPGKAELEDELDRATIVEPKNVPATVVTMNSTVKFKLMPAGEEFCLTLVYPGRVDDKGSTISILAPVGSALLGLSIGDEIQWPRPGGGMLQVRIEEIVYQPERAGEYEL from the coding sequence ATGAACAAAAAGCCAAATATCACCATAACCTTTCTTGACGCCGAGCGTCTTGAGATACTTCTCGATTCCCTGCCCAAGGGCGCCTTTCCGGGCAAAGCAGAACTGGAGGACGAGCTGGACCGCGCCACCATTGTGGAGCCCAAGAACGTTCCGGCCACCGTGGTGACCATGAATTCCACGGTCAAATTCAAGCTCATGCCCGCAGGTGAGGAGTTTTGTCTCACCCTGGTCTATCCGGGCAGGGTCGACGACAAGGGATCCACGATTTCGATTCTGGCCCCGGTGGGCAGCGCCCTGCTCGGGCTTTCCATCGGCGATGAAATCCAGTGGCCCAGACCCGGCGGCGGAATGCTGCAGGTGCGCATCGAGGAGATAGTCTATCAGCCCGAACGCGCTGGAGAGTACGAGCTGTGA
- a CDS encoding methyl-accepting chemotaxis protein: MLPHCGPNCHIEQESCMRQISCISRARQFPGNRPKSQVALNLQPDMDFFRLMCFKCLLSSDPVGIPRILMADFSTTKKLPLVRAQLSSCCIKENRMLDRFKLRYKILIPVGLVSVIIFGLIMFLVQIQIKEKAVQDISNLSLEISQRYANMVKGELDAAIGAAKAMAAAVANERSQYTPERSVVTGLLRKTLEAFPGIFGAWTAWDPNAFDGRDHAHVSADALHEESGRFLPYYIRGQKGIEETHTTASASSSRDDADKWYWYPLQTKKMLVTEPTEYEVAGMNRMMISVCVPLTEEGSGVVGLDLSLENLQDVASRIKVFDNGYGLLLSDSGMIVAHPDKARIGQNFSEFLADTNKETVAKALKEGSQAFFSQKSESSGLDMLYCMTPVALEGAEGAWSFVIGIPEDKMFENARNVQLLLLGLSLGGLTLLIGAVFVITRQIVQPIRRMVNMLKDISEGEGDLTKRLEAGSKDEIGEMARYFNAFVSKLQGIIGSISENAGTLTASAAGLSNISEKSSRGVQDLASRTTTVAAAAEELSANTISVSSNMEETSTNLSSVASATEEMSTTINEIASNTERARSTTDTASKKIDTFSGILQDLGFSANEIGKVTEAINDISAQTNLLALNATIEAARAGEAGRGFAVVANEIKELAQKTAAATDDIRSKISGIQAATGTAVNDIQSIVQVIQEVNDIVTTIAAAIEEQAMATRDVATNIAQATTGVQDANSLIAQMSTASSDIAQDITNVDNVTSELRQGGELVQERALELAQLSEQLKMLVGQFKVR, translated from the coding sequence ATGCTGCCGCATTGCGGACCAAATTGTCATATCGAGCAAGAATCGTGCATGCGGCAAATCTCCTGCATCAGCAGGGCGCGACAATTCCCGGGCAACCGTCCAAAATCCCAGGTTGCGTTAAATTTGCAACCGGATATGGATTTTTTCAGGCTCATGTGTTTTAAATGCTTGTTGTCGAGCGATCCCGTCGGCATTCCGCGCATCCTCATGGCCGATTTCAGCACGACAAAAAAACTTCCGCTCGTGAGAGCTCAATTATCATCTTGCTGCATCAAGGAGAACCGCATGTTGGATCGCTTCAAACTGCGCTACAAAATTCTTATTCCCGTGGGTTTGGTCTCCGTCATTATTTTTGGTCTGATCATGTTTCTTGTGCAAATCCAGATCAAGGAAAAGGCCGTCCAGGACATCAGCAATCTTTCCCTGGAGATCAGCCAGCGCTATGCGAACATGGTCAAGGGCGAACTGGATGCCGCCATCGGCGCCGCCAAGGCCATGGCAGCGGCGGTTGCCAACGAGCGCAGCCAATACACACCCGAGCGGTCCGTGGTGACGGGACTGCTGCGCAAAACCCTGGAAGCCTTTCCCGGGATTTTCGGGGCCTGGACAGCCTGGGACCCGAACGCATTTGACGGCCGTGATCATGCACACGTGAGCGCCGACGCCCTCCATGAAGAATCGGGGCGATTTCTCCCTTATTACATTCGCGGCCAGAAAGGGATCGAAGAGACCCACACCACAGCGTCGGCATCCTCAAGCCGCGACGATGCCGACAAATGGTACTGGTATCCCTTGCAGACCAAAAAAATGCTGGTGACCGAACCTACGGAATATGAAGTCGCGGGCATGAACCGCATGATGATAAGCGTGTGCGTGCCCTTGACCGAAGAGGGATCGGGCGTGGTGGGCCTGGATCTCAGCCTGGAAAACCTGCAGGACGTCGCCTCCCGCATCAAGGTGTTCGATAACGGATACGGACTTCTGCTGTCTGATTCGGGAATGATCGTGGCCCATCCCGACAAGGCGAGGATCGGCCAAAATTTCTCCGAATTCCTGGCCGATACCAACAAGGAAACCGTCGCCAAGGCACTCAAGGAAGGCTCCCAGGCCTTTTTTTCCCAGAAGTCCGAATCCTCCGGTCTGGACATGCTCTACTGCATGACACCGGTGGCCCTGGAAGGTGCGGAGGGAGCCTGGAGTTTCGTGATCGGCATCCCTGAAGACAAGATGTTCGAAAACGCCCGCAACGTACAGCTTCTGCTCTTGGGCCTGAGCCTGGGCGGCCTGACCCTGCTGATTGGCGCTGTTTTCGTCATCACCCGCCAGATAGTCCAGCCGATTCGCCGCATGGTGAACATGCTCAAGGATATTTCGGAAGGCGAAGGTGATCTGACCAAACGCCTGGAAGCCGGCAGCAAGGATGAAATCGGCGAAATGGCCCGATATTTCAACGCATTCGTCAGCAAGCTTCAAGGCATTATCGGTTCAATCAGCGAAAATGCCGGAACCCTGACCGCATCCGCTGCAGGATTGTCGAACATAAGCGAAAAATCCTCCCGGGGCGTTCAGGACCTGGCTTCCCGCACCACCACCGTGGCCGCTGCTGCCGAGGAATTGAGCGCAAACACCATCTCCGTGTCATCCAACATGGAAGAGACATCGACAAACCTGAGTTCCGTGGCATCGGCTACCGAAGAGATGAGCACGACCATCAACGAAATAGCCAGCAACACGGAACGCGCCCGATCGACGACGGACACGGCATCAAAGAAGATCGATACCTTCTCCGGAATACTCCAGGATCTGGGCTTCTCCGCCAACGAAATCGGCAAGGTCACAGAAGCGATCAACGACATCTCGGCCCAAACCAACCTTCTGGCCCTGAACGCCACCATAGAGGCGGCCAGAGCCGGTGAGGCGGGCCGGGGTTTTGCCGTAGTCGCCAACGAAATCAAGGAGCTGGCGCAGAAAACTGCCGCCGCTACCGACGACATCAGATCCAAGATCAGCGGCATCCAGGCAGCAACGGGGACCGCTGTCAACGATATCCAAAGCATCGTGCAGGTCATTCAGGAAGTGAACGATATCGTGACCACCATCGCCGCCGCCATCGAAGAGCAGGCCATGGCCACCAGGGACGTGGCCACCAACATCGCCCAGGCCACGACAGGCGTGCAGGACGCCAATTCACTCATCGCCCAGATGTCCACCGCTTCGTCAGACATTGCGCAGGACATCACCAATGTGGACAATGTCACCAGCGAACTTCGCCAGGGCGGAGAGCTCGTCCAGGAAAGGGCCCTGGAGCTGGCCCAGCTGTCGGAGCAGCTCAAGATGCTGGTGGGGCAATTCAAGGTGCGTTGA
- the rsmG gene encoding 16S rRNA (guanine(527)-N(7))-methyltransferase RsmG, whose protein sequence is MNSYPEAREVAVRAKGLGRILTDDQARLLSVYLGLLVKWNARMNLVGPATWTEILDTLIQDSWHLADLLHTLQAQPAQTLDLGAGAGLPGIPLRVFWQSGEYYLVEPRQKRAIFMEQAVAHMKLPLTKVICARMEALPPARREADLIVSRAFMPWQKLLAEVKSCLAPQGRVLVMSNESSTETVDGYSLELVQEYPVAGKKRYFRLFALGGHDF, encoded by the coding sequence ATGAATTCTTATCCTGAAGCCCGTGAAGTCGCGGTCAGGGCCAAAGGCCTGGGGCGAATCCTGACCGATGACCAGGCGCGTCTTTTAAGCGTCTATCTTGGCCTGCTCGTCAAATGGAACGCCCGCATGAATCTGGTCGGGCCCGCGACCTGGACCGAAATCCTCGATACCTTAATCCAGGACTCCTGGCATCTGGCCGACTTGCTGCACACCTTGCAGGCCCAGCCCGCGCAGACGCTGGATCTGGGCGCGGGAGCCGGCCTTCCGGGCATCCCGCTGCGCGTCTTCTGGCAGTCGGGCGAATATTATCTGGTGGAACCAAGGCAAAAACGCGCCATCTTCATGGAGCAGGCCGTGGCGCATATGAAGCTGCCGCTGACCAAGGTCATCTGCGCCCGCATGGAGGCCCTGCCCCCGGCGCGGCGTGAGGCGGATCTCATTGTCAGCCGCGCCTTCATGCCATGGCAGAAACTCCTCGCCGAGGTCAAAAGCTGCCTCGCTCCGCAGGGGCGGGTGCTGGTGATGAGCAACGAGTCGTCCACCGAAACGGTGGACGGCTACAGCCTGGAGCTGGTTCAGGAATATCCGGTGGCCGGGAAGAAACGTTATTTCCGGCTATTCGCCCTTGGCGGGCATGACTTCTGA
- a CDS encoding serine protease yields the protein MRNYRHANYLRAGAFLAALLLSVLVLSVLTPGADTGQKKAYVLTIDDAIGPATRDHIVRNIARAERDGAEVIVLRLNTPGGLDASMRDIICKILAAEVPVATWVAPSGSRAASAGTYIMYASHIAAMAPATNLGSATPVQIGGSDPDKSPSAWERARDALSKSAGKGDEEGANATGEPENLPDDAMGRKVVNDAVAYIKGLAERHGRNALWAERAVREAVSLTSSEALEQNVIDFIAADLPGLLEAMDGREVRMENGTRTLSTAGLDVVEIETDWRTELLAIITNPTLAYMLLMVGIYGLILEGYNPGAMVPGVIGGICLLLALYAFQILPVNYAGLALILLGLALIGVELFIPAFGILGIGGIVAVVFGSVILFEGDMPEFRINTSVIAGMGAGSALVFGGIVWVAARTLRKPRLSSREAMVGLDAEAIQDFIDGSGRVHLRGENWSARSSHPIRLGDRVRITGMEDEGLVLSVIPASSGNGNQ from the coding sequence ATGCGCAATTATCGACATGCCAATTATCTGCGAGCAGGCGCTTTTCTGGCGGCTCTTCTTCTTTCTGTGCTGGTGTTGTCCGTGCTGACTCCAGGGGCGGATACAGGGCAGAAGAAAGCCTATGTCCTGACCATCGACGACGCCATCGGACCCGCCACCCGCGATCACATCGTGCGCAACATAGCTCGCGCGGAGCGGGACGGCGCGGAGGTGATCGTGCTGCGTCTCAATACACCCGGTGGACTCGACGCATCCATGCGCGACATAATTTGCAAGATTCTGGCCGCCGAGGTGCCGGTGGCGACCTGGGTAGCTCCTTCAGGATCCCGTGCGGCCAGTGCCGGAACGTACATCATGTACGCCAGCCACATCGCGGCCATGGCCCCGGCAACCAACCTCGGTTCGGCCACGCCGGTGCAGATAGGCGGCAGTGACCCTGACAAGTCGCCATCGGCGTGGGAGCGTGCCCGGGATGCTCTGAGTAAAAGCGCTGGCAAGGGTGACGAGGAGGGTGCCAACGCGACGGGGGAACCCGAAAACCTGCCCGATGACGCCATGGGCCGCAAGGTCGTCAACGACGCCGTGGCTTACATCAAGGGCCTGGCCGAGCGGCATGGACGCAATGCCTTGTGGGCCGAGCGCGCGGTGCGGGAGGCCGTCAGCCTGACCTCGTCCGAGGCGCTGGAACAGAATGTCATCGATTTCATCGCTGCGGATCTGCCCGGACTCCTTGAAGCCATGGACGGGCGTGAAGTGCGCATGGAAAACGGCACGCGTACCCTGAGCACGGCCGGCCTGGACGTGGTCGAGATCGAAACCGACTGGCGCACCGAGCTGCTGGCCATCATCACCAACCCGACCCTGGCCTACATGCTGCTGATGGTGGGCATCTACGGGCTGATCCTCGAGGGCTACAATCCCGGCGCCATGGTGCCGGGAGTCATCGGCGGCATCTGCCTGCTGCTGGCCCTGTACGCATTCCAGATCCTGCCCGTGAACTATGCCGGGCTGGCCCTTATTCTACTGGGGCTCGCGCTGATCGGGGTGGAGCTTTTCATCCCGGCCTTCGGGATTCTGGGCATTGGCGGCATTGTCGCCGTGGTGTTCGGGTCGGTCATTCTCTTCGAGGGCGACATGCCCGAGTTTCGCATCAACACGTCTGTAATCGCCGGCATGGGTGCCGGTTCGGCCCTGGTTTTCGGCGGCATCGTCTGGGTGGCCGCGCGCACCTTGCGCAAGCCGCGCCTCAGCAGCCGCGAGGCCATGGTGGGCCTCGACGCCGAAGCCATTCAGGATTTCATCGACGGATCCGGACGGGTGCATCTGCGGGGCGAGAACTGGTCGGCCCGTTCAAGCCATCCGATCCGCCTGGGCGACAGGGTCCGCATCACGGGCATGGAGGACGAGGGCCTCGTCCTTTCCGTCATCCCGGCGTCGAGCGGCAACGGCAACCAATGA
- a CDS encoding DNA-binding response regulator — MRILIVDDHAVVRRGTMNIIIDRFPECEFSESGTLHEARLVLEDARFDLVILDISLPDGSGIDFLQYAQEHSPGLPIIVLSMHHEIEYAQRCLSMGARGYLSKNSAPEELEEAMISILDGGIYVNPSLLDSRRPSSAMDALSRQERDVARRLTQGETMTAIAQAMGVSVKTASTYRTRAMRKLGIDTTSGLIRFMLEHGLAGM, encoded by the coding sequence ATGCGCATCTTGATTGTGGACGATCACGCGGTGGTGCGGCGAGGCACCATGAACATCATCATCGACCGTTTCCCGGAGTGCGAATTCTCCGAGTCGGGAACCTTGCACGAGGCGCGGCTGGTGCTGGAGGATGCACGGTTCGATCTGGTCATCCTGGACATTTCCCTGCCCGACGGAAGCGGGATTGATTTTCTGCAGTACGCGCAGGAACACTCTCCGGGCCTGCCCATTATCGTGCTCAGCATGCACCACGAGATCGAATACGCCCAGCGCTGCCTTAGCATGGGTGCACGCGGCTACCTGAGCAAGAATTCGGCTCCCGAAGAGCTTGAAGAGGCCATGATCTCCATTCTGGACGGCGGAATTTACGTCAACCCGTCGCTGCTGGACTCGCGCAGGCCCTCCTCGGCCATGGACGCCCTGTCCCGTCAGGAACGGGACGTGGCGCGCAGGCTGACGCAGGGGGAAACCATGACCGCCATCGCCCAGGCCATGGGTGTCAGCGTCAAGACCGCCAGCACCTATCGCACCCGGGCCATGCGCAAGCTGGGCATCGATACCACCTCCGGCCTCATTCGCTTCATGCTCGAACATGGCCTGGCGGGGATGTGA
- a CDS encoding arginine--tRNA ligase, whose amino-acid sequence MKAKNYILEKLTALMAAKGVALPAKTTIEAPKSEQHGDMATNIAMVMPREKGQNPRAVAEELKTELLAMCPEIADIEIAGPGFINFTFKPVFWQEVALTALENAADFGRINVGQGRKVQVEYVSANPTGPLHIGHGRGAAVGDSLTRILRFTGHEVETEYYLNDAGRQMRLLGLAVWVRYQQACGIEIPFPEDCYRGDYIKDISNALLAERGKAILDLPEEEALDLCYERGMTDILNGIKQDLIDFRVEHQHWFSEKSLVDGGQVEESLNRLLAEGRAYEKDGALWFRSTDHGDDKDRVLRKSDGLLTYFASDIAYHDNKIARGFDMMVDIWGADHHGYVPRMKAAIEALGKDRESLQVILVQLVNLIQGGEQIAMSTRAGKFETLADVCAEVGVDAARFIFLSRKSDSHLDFDLDVVKQQSMDNPVYYVQYAHARISSLMRKAEEQGVALPEPSGALMALLTTPEDKALFKALDAFEDTLELAARTLSPHHVSYYLMELAGLLHRYYTVHHILSGDDQALLQARILLFQAVAGVLKAGLDLLGVNAPERM is encoded by the coding sequence ATGAAAGCCAAAAACTATATTCTTGAAAAATTGACCGCACTCATGGCCGCCAAAGGCGTCGCCCTGCCTGCCAAGACCACCATCGAGGCCCCAAAAAGCGAACAGCACGGCGACATGGCCACCAACATCGCCATGGTCATGCCCCGGGAGAAAGGCCAAAATCCCCGCGCCGTGGCCGAAGAGCTCAAGACCGAACTGCTGGCCATGTGTCCCGAAATCGCGGACATCGAAATCGCCGGGCCTGGCTTCATCAATTTCACCTTCAAGCCCGTCTTCTGGCAGGAAGTGGCGCTGACAGCCCTGGAAAATGCCGCCGACTTCGGCCGCATCAATGTCGGTCAGGGACGAAAGGTGCAGGTCGAATACGTGTCCGCCAACCCCACCGGCCCGCTGCATATCGGGCATGGACGCGGCGCGGCCGTGGGCGACAGCCTGACCCGCATCCTGCGCTTCACCGGACACGAAGTCGAAACCGAGTACTATCTCAATGATGCCGGCCGCCAGATGCGCCTCCTGGGCTTGGCCGTGTGGGTACGCTACCAGCAGGCCTGCGGCATCGAGATCCCCTTCCCCGAAGATTGCTACCGTGGCGATTACATTAAGGATATCTCAAACGCGCTGCTGGCCGAACGCGGCAAGGCCATCCTGGACCTGCCCGAGGAAGAGGCTTTGGACCTGTGCTACGAGCGCGGCATGACGGACATTTTAAACGGCATCAAGCAGGACCTCATCGATTTTCGCGTCGAGCACCAGCACTGGTTCTCGGAAAAAAGCCTGGTCGACGGCGGACAGGTCGAGGAATCCCTGAACCGTCTCTTGGCCGAAGGCCGGGCCTATGAAAAGGACGGAGCGCTGTGGTTCCGGTCCACCGACCACGGTGACGACAAGGACCGCGTCCTGCGCAAGTCCGATGGCCTCTTGACCTATTTCGCTTCCGACATCGCCTACCACGACAACAAGATCGCCCGCGGATTCGACATGATGGTCGATATCTGGGGCGCGGACCATCACGGCTACGTGCCGCGCATGAAGGCGGCCATCGAGGCCCTCGGCAAGGACCGCGAATCCCTGCAGGTCATTCTGGTGCAGCTTGTGAACCTGATCCAGGGCGGCGAGCAGATCGCCATGTCCACCCGCGCCGGCAAGTTCGAGACCCTGGCCGATGTCTGCGCCGAGGTCGGGGTGGACGCGGCGCGCTTCATCTTCCTGTCGCGCAAGAGCGACTCGCACCTGGACTTCGATCTTGATGTGGTCAAGCAGCAGTCCATGGACAACCCGGTCTACTACGTCCAGTACGCCCACGCCCGCATCAGCTCGCTCATGCGCAAGGCCGAGGAACAGGGCGTGGCCCTGCCCGAACCCTCCGGCGCGCTCATGGCCCTCCTCACCACGCCCGAGGACAAGGCCCTTTTCAAGGCCCTCGACGCCTTCGAGGACACCCTCGAACTTGCGGCCCGGACCCTCTCGCCGCATCATGTCAGCTACTACCTGATGGAACTTGCGGGACTGCTGCACCGCTATTATACTGTGCACCACATTCTGTCCGGAGATGACCAGGCTCTGCTGCAGGCCCGCATCCTTCTCTTCCAGGCCGTGGCCGGAGTGCTCAAGGCCGGTCTTGATCTGCTGGGAGTCAACGCGCCCGAGCGCATGTAG
- a CDS encoding class I SAM-dependent methyltransferase gives MNDPKTATILLAQTYAAKGDPDGWFEEFYDRAGGDIRSVYWADLEPNPLLLDWLDAHPAPAGKRAIVVGCGLGDDAEALRERGYHVVGFDISPSAVEMCRRRYPGSPVEYVVADLFDLPAPWLRGFDLVYECNTIQILTGTNRVRALNAIAELAAPGGEVIVSCRSRASDDHSQTFPIALDRHEIDGFVRAGLTETHFLAYDDHQDPPVPHFFAVYRRLG, from the coding sequence ATGAACGACCCGAAAACCGCAACAATCCTCCTGGCTCAGACCTACGCCGCCAAAGGCGACCCCGATGGCTGGTTCGAAGAGTTCTACGACCGGGCCGGCGGCGACATCCGCAGTGTGTACTGGGCCGATCTGGAGCCCAATCCCCTGCTCCTCGACTGGCTCGACGCGCATCCCGCTCCGGCCGGCAAACGGGCCATTGTGGTCGGGTGCGGACTGGGTGACGATGCGGAAGCACTGCGGGAGCGCGGCTACCATGTCGTGGGCTTCGACATCTCCCCTTCCGCAGTGGAAATGTGCCGCAGGCGCTACCCAGGCAGTCCCGTTGAATACGTCGTGGCCGACCTGTTCGACCTTCCAGCTCCGTGGCTGCGCGGCTTTGATCTTGTCTACGAGTGCAACACCATCCAGATCCTCACGGGGACCAACCGGGTCAGGGCGCTGAACGCCATCGCCGAACTGGCTGCACCCGGCGGCGAGGTCATCGTCTCATGCCGCAGCCGAGCCAGCGACGACCACTCGCAAACCTTCCCCATCGCCCTGGACCGCCACGAAATCGACGGCTTCGTGCGCGCGGGCCTGACCGAGACGCATTTTCTGGCCTACGACGACCACCAGGACCCGCCCGTCCCGCATTTCTTCGCGGTTTACAGGCGTTTGGGCTGA